The following coding sequences lie in one Longimicrobium sp. genomic window:
- the asnB gene encoding asparagine synthase (glutamine-hydrolyzing), with protein MCGIAGFAGEFDGGVLHAMIRCVAHRGPDGEGRRVLEPGGGRRRVGLAHRRLSIIDLSSDGAQPMGVRCGRCGAAEGAGDAGLWMTYNGEIYNFQELRRELESRGHAFGSRTDSEVLLHLYADEGPAMLERLNGIFALAIYDGRPSGQRGGMRPGDVLVARDGLGVKPLYYASLADGVLFGSEIKSLLQTGLVPREMDPEAIHYHLAYLWAPSPSTVLKHVRKLRPGFAMVLREGRVEREWCHYDLPYGREHLPGSEADIAAELARQVEAAVDRQMVADVPVGAFLSGGLDSSAVVAMMRRVRPDYTPRCYSIGFRGDEDVEGNPADLPYARRVAAHLGVDLCVLEIEPDAIRHLERMLYHLDEPQADPAPINALLISEQARADGTRVLLSGAGGDDIFSGYRRHYALRMERAWSWLPFTLRGGLAGAARWAGEGGLGMMDRSSLRRAAKAFANADLDPDRRMASYWWWSGEAVRRALYTPAFAAATRDVDTAAPLVDSLHRIPGERDPLNRMLYLEAKHFLADHNLNYTDKTGMAAGVETRVPLLDRELVDFATRIPPRLKQQGRVGKAIFKKSMEPFLPHDVIYRPKTGFGAPLRDWLHGELRELREDTLGAAALSRRGWFDPAAVARLVEQDRRGEVDAAYTIFAMMCIELWCRMFVDAPLPARAAA; from the coding sequence ATGTGCGGAATCGCGGGGTTCGCGGGCGAGTTTGACGGGGGCGTGCTTCACGCCATGATCCGCTGTGTGGCCCACCGCGGGCCCGACGGCGAGGGCCGGCGCGTCCTGGAGCCGGGGGGCGGCCGGCGGCGCGTGGGGCTGGCGCACCGCCGGCTTTCCATCATCGACCTGTCCAGCGACGGCGCGCAGCCCATGGGCGTGCGCTGCGGGCGTTGCGGCGCCGCCGAGGGCGCGGGCGACGCCGGGCTGTGGATGACGTACAACGGCGAGATCTACAACTTCCAGGAGCTGCGCCGCGAGCTGGAGTCGCGCGGCCACGCGTTCGGCAGCCGCACGGACAGCGAGGTGCTGCTGCACCTGTACGCCGACGAGGGCCCGGCCATGCTTGAGCGCCTGAACGGCATCTTCGCCCTGGCCATCTACGACGGGCGCCCCTCGGGCCAGCGCGGGGGAATGCGCCCCGGCGACGTGCTGGTGGCGCGCGACGGCCTGGGGGTGAAGCCGCTGTACTACGCGTCGCTCGCCGACGGGGTGCTGTTCGGCTCGGAGATCAAGTCCCTCCTGCAGACGGGGCTCGTTCCCCGCGAGATGGACCCCGAGGCCATCCACTACCACCTGGCCTACCTGTGGGCGCCCTCGCCCAGCACCGTGCTCAAGCACGTGCGCAAGCTGCGCCCGGGCTTCGCCATGGTGCTGCGGGAGGGCCGGGTGGAGCGCGAGTGGTGCCACTACGACCTGCCCTACGGGCGCGAGCACCTGCCCGGCTCCGAGGCCGACATCGCGGCCGAGCTGGCCCGGCAGGTGGAGGCGGCGGTGGACCGGCAGATGGTGGCCGACGTGCCGGTGGGGGCCTTCCTGTCCGGCGGGCTCGACAGCAGCGCCGTGGTGGCCATGATGCGGCGCGTGCGGCCGGACTACACCCCGCGCTGCTACTCCATCGGCTTCCGCGGCGACGAGGACGTGGAGGGGAACCCCGCGGACCTGCCGTACGCGCGCAGGGTGGCGGCGCACCTGGGGGTGGACCTGTGCGTCCTGGAGATCGAGCCCGACGCCATCCGCCACCTGGAGCGCATGCTCTACCACCTGGACGAGCCCCAGGCGGACCCGGCGCCCATCAACGCCCTGCTGATCAGCGAGCAGGCGCGGGCGGACGGGACCAGGGTGCTGCTTTCCGGCGCGGGGGGCGACGACATCTTTTCCGGCTACCGGCGGCACTACGCCCTGCGGATGGAGCGCGCCTGGTCGTGGCTCCCCTTCACCCTCCGCGGCGGGCTGGCCGGCGCCGCGCGCTGGGCGGGCGAGGGCGGCCTGGGGATGATGGACCGCTCCTCCCTGCGCCGCGCGGCCAAGGCCTTCGCCAACGCCGACCTGGACCCCGACCGGCGGATGGCCAGCTACTGGTGGTGGAGCGGCGAGGCGGTGCGCCGCGCCCTGTACACCCCCGCGTTCGCCGCCGCCACCCGCGACGTCGACACGGCCGCGCCGCTGGTCGACAGCCTGCACCGCATTCCCGGCGAGCGCGACCCGCTGAACCGCATGCTGTACCTGGAGGCCAAGCACTTCCTGGCCGACCACAACCTGAACTACACCGACAAGACGGGGATGGCCGCCGGGGTAGAAACCCGGGTGCCGCTGCTGGACCGCGAACTGGTGGACTTCGCCACCCGCATTCCCCCCCGGCTCAAGCAGCAGGGGCGGGTGGGCAAGGCCATCTTCAAGAAGTCGATGGAGCCGTTCCTTCCCCACGACGTCATCTACCGTCCCAAGACCGGCTTCGGCGCGCCGTTGCGCGACTGGCTGCACGGTGAGCTGCGGGAACTGCGCGAGGACACGCTGGGTGCCGCCGCCCTTTCCCGGCGCGGGTGGTTCGATCCCGCCGCCGTCGCCCGGCTGGTGGAGCAGGACCGGCGCGGCGAGGTGGACGCAGCCTACACGATCTTCGCCATGATGTGCATCGAGCTGTGGTGCCGCATGTTCGTGGACGCCCCCCTTCCCGCACGCGCCGCCGCCTGA
- a CDS encoding glycosyltransferase family 4 protein, producing MPSLLWVNHFAVGPGEGGGTRHFELGRELARRGWGVTVAASDLNLHTRRYARRAGPGDRRPIDEAIEGVRFRWLWAAPYERNDWRRARNWLSFSFRVWRLPRSERPDVVIGSSPHLFAALAAERLAARWGLPFVFEVRDLWPETLSAAGGRRSPGYVALEKIAWRLYRRASRIVVLARGSADYLAERGVPREKLVHVPNGVDVSAFGAIQRPPRPTLTLVYTGAHGPLNGLDAVLDAAERLRDRADLRFLLVGDGPAKAALVADAERRGLANVEFRASVPKQAMPALLAEADAGLMVLRDVPLFSFGVSPNKLFDYLGAGLPVVCNVPGEVAEMVRDAGAGEQAADASGAALADAIVRLAAHAADERARMGERGRAWVAGEHDRPVLADRLDGMLRSLVADRAAG from the coding sequence ATGCCTTCGCTGTTGTGGGTGAACCACTTCGCCGTCGGCCCGGGGGAGGGCGGCGGCACGCGGCACTTCGAGCTGGGCCGCGAGCTGGCGCGCCGCGGGTGGGGGGTGACGGTGGCCGCGTCGGACCTGAACCTGCACACCCGCCGGTACGCGCGCCGGGCCGGCCCCGGCGACCGCCGGCCGATCGACGAGGCCATCGAGGGGGTGCGCTTCCGCTGGCTGTGGGCGGCCCCGTACGAGCGCAACGACTGGCGCCGCGCCCGGAACTGGCTCTCGTTCAGCTTCCGGGTGTGGCGGCTGCCCCGGAGCGAGCGGCCGGACGTGGTGATCGGCTCGTCGCCCCACCTGTTCGCCGCGCTGGCGGCGGAGCGGCTGGCGGCGCGCTGGGGGCTGCCGTTCGTCTTCGAGGTGCGCGACCTGTGGCCCGAGACGCTTTCCGCCGCGGGCGGGCGGCGCAGCCCGGGGTACGTGGCGCTCGAGAAGATCGCCTGGCGGCTGTACCGGCGCGCCTCGCGCATCGTGGTGCTGGCGCGCGGCTCCGCCGACTACCTGGCCGAGCGAGGGGTACCGCGCGAAAAGCTGGTGCACGTTCCCAACGGCGTGGACGTGTCCGCCTTCGGCGCCATCCAGCGCCCGCCCCGCCCGACGCTGACCCTGGTGTACACGGGGGCGCACGGCCCGCTGAACGGGCTCGACGCGGTGCTGGACGCGGCCGAGCGGCTGCGCGACCGCGCCGACCTCCGCTTCCTGCTCGTCGGCGACGGGCCGGCCAAGGCCGCGCTCGTGGCCGATGCGGAGCGGCGGGGGCTGGCGAACGTGGAGTTCCGCGCCTCCGTTCCCAAGCAGGCCATGCCGGCGCTGCTGGCCGAGGCCGACGCGGGGCTGATGGTGCTGCGCGACGTGCCGCTCTTTTCCTTTGGCGTGAGCCCCAACAAGCTGTTCGACTACCTGGGCGCGGGGCTGCCGGTGGTCTGCAACGTCCCGGGCGAGGTGGCGGAGATGGTCCGCGACGCCGGCGCGGGGGAGCAGGCGGCGGACGCGTCCGGCGCCGCCCTGGCCGACGCCATCGTCCGGCTGGCGGCTCACGCGGCCGACGAGCGCGCACGCATGGGCGAGCGCGGCCGCGCCTGGGTGGCGGGCGAGCACGACCGCCCCGTCCTGGCCGACCGGCTGGATGGAATGCTGCGCTCCCTGGTGGCGGACCGTGCTGCCGGTTGA